A portion of the Mycobacterium paraseoulense genome contains these proteins:
- a CDS encoding virulence factor Mce family protein: MKITGSAIKLGIVSLVLLLITMSIVVVFAQMRFNSTNSYHAEFKNATGLKNGQFVRAAGVEVGKVKAVRLIEGGQRVRVDFDVDRSIPLYQSTTAQIRYLNLFADRYLELKRGDGEGSDRVLPPGGWIPLSRTSPALDLDALIGGFKPLFRALDPEKVNTIASAIITVFQGQGGTINDILDQTAQLTAHIAERDQAIGEVIKNLNTVLDTTVRHRKEFDQTVDNFERLITGLQNHADPLAAGTANISNAAGTVADLLADNRALIHKAINYLQALQQPLVDQRDQLGDLIHKTPTALNLIGRSIGLYGDWVNFYVCDLTIKWNGLQAGGPVRTVRLWQQPTGRCTPQ, translated from the coding sequence ATGAAAATCACCGGCTCCGCTATCAAACTCGGCATCGTCTCGCTGGTGCTGCTGCTGATCACCATGTCGATCGTCGTGGTGTTCGCGCAAATGCGATTCAACAGCACCAACAGCTATCACGCGGAGTTCAAGAATGCCACCGGGCTGAAGAACGGCCAGTTCGTCCGCGCGGCCGGGGTGGAGGTCGGCAAGGTCAAAGCGGTGCGGCTGATCGAAGGGGGGCAGCGGGTCCGGGTGGACTTCGACGTCGACCGCTCGATACCGCTCTACCAGTCGACGACGGCGCAGATCCGCTACCTCAACCTGTTCGCCGACCGCTACCTCGAACTCAAACGCGGCGACGGTGAGGGCTCTGACCGGGTCCTGCCGCCCGGCGGCTGGATCCCGCTGTCCCGAACTTCACCGGCGCTGGATCTCGACGCCCTGATCGGTGGTTTCAAGCCGCTGTTCCGGGCGCTCGATCCGGAAAAGGTCAACACCATCGCGTCGGCCATCATCACGGTGTTCCAGGGTCAGGGCGGCACGATCAACGACATCCTCGACCAGACCGCGCAGCTGACCGCGCACATCGCTGAACGCGACCAGGCGATCGGCGAGGTGATCAAGAACCTCAACACGGTGCTGGACACCACGGTTCGGCATCGCAAGGAGTTCGACCAGACCGTCGACAACTTCGAAAGATTGATCACCGGGCTGCAAAATCACGCCGACCCGCTGGCCGCCGGCACCGCGAACATCAGCAACGCCGCCGGAACGGTGGCCGACCTCTTGGCGGACAACCGCGCGCTGATCCACAAGGCGATCAACTACCTGCAGGCTCTTCAGCAACCGCTCGTCGACCAACGCGACCAACTCGGCGATCTGATCCACAAGACGCCGACGGCGCTCAACCTGATCGGGCGCAGCATCGGGCTCTACGGGGACTGGGTCAATTTCTACGTCTGCGACCTGACCATCAAGTGGAACGGACTGCAGGCCGGAGGCCCAGTGCGCACGGTCCGGCTCTGGCAGCAGCCCACCGGCAGGTGCACGCCGCAATGA
- a CDS encoding MCE family protein, which yields MTTPVKQNPQRIPPYRTAALVFLMVAAAVLGFVWLQFRGELTPTTHLTMLAPRAGLVMDPGSKVTYNGVEIGRVATISEVERDGSPAAKFVLNVNPKYIDFIPANVDANIRATTVFGNKYVSLTSPKNPAPQPITPQHVIDARSVTTEFNTLFETLTSITEKIDPVKLNLTLAAAAQALTGLGDKFGQSIVNANAILDDINPQMPQIRHDIQRLADLGDVYAKAAPDLLDSLNNAVITARTVHRQESDLDAALLAAAGLGNTGADIFARGGPYLQRGAADLVPTAQLLDTYSPEFFCTIRNYYDEEPAAYATTGGGNGYALKTMTELTSGLGGILTLPGLAGTAATMGLLGLAGLVGGAPNPFVYPDNLPRVNAHGGPGGAPGCWQTITHDLWPAPSLVVDTGASLAPYNHLETGSPYAIEYVWGRQVGDNTINP from the coding sequence ATGACGACCCCCGTGAAGCAGAACCCGCAGCGCATCCCGCCGTACCGGACGGCGGCGTTGGTGTTCTTGATGGTCGCTGCGGCGGTGTTGGGGTTCGTGTGGTTGCAGTTTCGCGGCGAGCTCACGCCGACGACACATTTGACCATGTTGGCTCCCCGGGCCGGTTTGGTGATGGACCCGGGGTCGAAGGTCACCTACAACGGCGTGGAAATCGGCCGGGTGGCCACCATCTCGGAGGTCGAGCGCGACGGATCACCGGCGGCCAAGTTCGTCTTGAACGTGAATCCGAAGTACATCGACTTCATTCCGGCCAACGTGGATGCCAACATCAGGGCAACCACCGTCTTCGGCAACAAGTACGTGTCGTTGACTTCGCCCAAAAATCCGGCACCGCAACCCATTACGCCACAGCACGTGATCGATGCGAGATCGGTGACGACCGAGTTCAATACGCTGTTCGAGACGCTCACCTCGATCACGGAGAAGATCGATCCGGTCAAGCTGAACCTGACGCTGGCCGCGGCGGCGCAGGCGCTGACCGGGTTGGGCGACAAATTCGGGCAGTCGATCGTCAACGCCAACGCCATCCTCGACGACATCAATCCGCAGATGCCGCAGATCCGGCATGACATTCAGCGGCTGGCGGACCTGGGCGACGTCTACGCCAAGGCCGCGCCGGATCTGCTCGACTCGCTCAACAACGCGGTGATTACCGCGCGCACGGTGCACCGGCAGGAAAGCGACCTGGATGCGGCGTTGTTGGCCGCGGCCGGGTTGGGCAACACCGGCGCAGACATCTTCGCCCGCGGCGGGCCCTACCTGCAGCGTGGGGCCGCCGATCTGGTGCCCACCGCCCAGCTGCTGGACACCTACAGCCCCGAGTTCTTCTGCACCATCCGCAACTACTACGACGAGGAACCGGCGGCGTACGCGACGACCGGCGGCGGCAACGGCTACGCCTTGAAAACCATGACCGAGCTGACGTCGGGCTTGGGAGGCATCCTGACGCTCCCGGGGCTGGCCGGCACCGCGGCCACCATGGGCCTCCTCGGGCTGGCCGGGCTGGTCGGCGGCGCACCGAATCCCTTTGTGTACCCGGACAATCTGCCGCGGGTGAACGCCCACGGCGGTCCGGGGGGTGCGCCGGGTTGCTGGCAGACCATCACCCATGACCTGTGGCCGGCGCCGAGTCTGGTGGTAGACACCGGCGCCAGCCTCGCGCCGTACAACCACCTAGAAACCGGCTCACCGTACGCAATCGAGTACGTGTGGGGCCGCCAGGTCGGGGACAACACGATCAACCCATGA
- a CDS encoding virulence factor Mce family protein, translating into MRTLTEFNRNRVGLMGITVLVLVVAVGQSFTSIPMMFASPSYYGQFTDTGQLNKGDKVRISGVNVGKVEGFEIDGDHVRIKFSVGGNTIGTESRLAIKTDTILGKKVLEIEPRGTKKLRPGDVLPLAQSTTPYQLYDAAFDVTKAATGWDIDTVKQSLNVLSQTVDQTYPHLSAALDGLTKFSDSIGKRDEQIKHLLAQAHQVASVLGDRSEQINRLLVNTKTLLAAFNARGRAIGTLLQNISAFSAEVQGFINDNPNLNPVLEQLRAISDVLVARKDDLAQTLTYVSQFAASLGESVASGPYFKIVLSNLLPYWILQPFVDAAFKKRGIDPEDFWRSAGLPEFRWPDPNGTRFPNGAPPPAPPVLEGTPDHPGPAVPPGTACSYTPPADALPRPGNPLPCAGVGVGPFGGSFPAPIDVAASPPNPNGLPPTPGIPIAGRPGDPPPDVPGIPVPLPAQAPPGARTENLQPAGPTPPPSTFAPGLPPGPPAPPGPGQQLPAPFINPGGTGGSGITGGSQN; encoded by the coding sequence ATGAGGACGCTGACGGAATTCAACCGCAACCGGGTCGGGCTCATGGGCATCACGGTGCTGGTGCTCGTGGTCGCCGTTGGGCAGAGCTTCACCAGTATCCCGATGATGTTCGCCAGCCCGAGCTACTACGGCCAGTTCACCGACACCGGTCAACTCAACAAGGGCGACAAGGTGCGCATCTCCGGCGTCAACGTCGGCAAGGTGGAGGGGTTCGAGATCGACGGCGACCACGTCCGAATCAAATTCTCCGTGGGCGGCAACACCATCGGCACCGAGAGCCGGCTCGCGATCAAGACCGACACCATCCTCGGCAAGAAGGTGCTCGAGATCGAGCCGCGGGGAACCAAGAAGTTGCGACCCGGTGATGTGTTGCCACTGGCCCAAAGCACCACCCCCTATCAGCTGTACGACGCGGCCTTCGACGTCACCAAGGCCGCCACCGGCTGGGACATCGACACCGTCAAGCAGTCGCTGAATGTCTTGTCGCAGACCGTCGATCAGACCTACCCCCATCTGAGTGCCGCGCTCGACGGGCTCACGAAATTCTCCGACAGCATCGGTAAGCGCGACGAACAGATCAAGCATCTACTCGCCCAGGCCCACCAAGTGGCCAGTGTGCTCGGTGATCGCAGCGAACAGATCAACCGGTTGCTGGTCAACACGAAGACGCTGCTGGCCGCGTTCAACGCGCGTGGCCGCGCCATCGGCACCCTGCTGCAGAACATTTCGGCTTTCTCGGCCGAAGTGCAGGGGTTCATCAATGACAACCCGAACCTCAATCCCGTGCTGGAGCAGTTGCGGGCGATCAGTGACGTGCTGGTGGCGCGCAAAGACGACCTGGCTCAGACCCTCACGTACGTCAGCCAGTTCGCCGCATCGCTCGGGGAATCCGTCGCGTCGGGGCCGTACTTCAAGATCGTCCTGTCCAACCTGCTGCCGTATTGGATCTTGCAGCCATTCGTCGACGCCGCCTTCAAGAAGCGCGGCATCGACCCGGAAGACTTCTGGCGCAGCGCCGGCCTTCCCGAGTTCCGCTGGCCCGACCCGAACGGCACCCGATTCCCCAACGGGGCACCGCCGCCCGCACCTCCGGTGCTGGAAGGGACCCCGGATCATCCGGGACCCGCCGTCCCGCCGGGAACAGCGTGTTCGTACACACCACCGGCCGACGCGCTGCCACGGCCGGGGAATCCGCTGCCCTGCGCGGGCGTAGGCGTCGGCCCGTTCGGCGGCAGTTTCCCGGCACCGATCGACGTCGCCGCTTCGCCGCCGAACCCGAACGGCCTGCCACCGACACCGGGAATCCCCATCGCCGGGCGGCCCGGCGACCCGCCACCGGACGTCCCGGGCATACCGGTGCCGCTTCCCGCCCAGGCACCGCCGGGCGCACGCACCGAAAATCTGCAACCCGCGGGCCCCACGCCGCCACCGTCGACGTTCGCACCCGGGCTGCCTCCGGGGCCCCCCG